In the Salvia splendens isolate huo1 chromosome 16, SspV2, whole genome shotgun sequence genome, TCACTGGAGTCGGTCAGTGCCTTCACGCCCAGGTGTTGAGAAATGGGCTGGGATCGCACCTTCATCTTCAGACCACCATGATTGATTTCTACTCTAGTTTGGGCATGCCTGCTGAAGCCCGAAAACTGTTCGATGAAATGCCTGAGAGAGATgcctttgcttggtccaccaTGATATCCACCCATGTCCGTGCTGGAGACTTTGATTCTGCTAGAAGGGTGTTTGATGATATGCCTTATAAGAACACCGCCGCTTCAAACACCATGATTCACGGATATGCGgaaattggggatgtgaattcTGCTGAGGCTCTGTTTTGTGCAATGCTTGAAAGGGATGTGATTTCTTGGACGACCATGATCAATTGCTACTGCAAAAGGGAGATGTATCTGCAAGCCTTGGAGCTTTTTGAAGCGATGAAGAGCACAGGAACCACACCTGATAACACGACGATGGCAACTGTGATATCGGCTTGTGCACATCTTGGGGCTCTAGATAAAGGGAAGGAGATGCATATGTATATAATGGAGGCAGAGTTTGACGTCGATGTTTATATAGGATCCGCGTTGATTGATATGTATGCCAAGTGTGGGGCTATGGAGAGAGCACTGGTGGTGTTCTTCAAACTGCAGGAGAAGAATCTCTTCTGCTGGAGCTCGGTGATTGGTGGGCTTGCATACAACGGATATGCTGAAGAAGCATTAGCAATGTTTGACAAAATGGACAAGGAGAAGATTGAGCCAACCCATGTTATCTTTTTGAGTGTTCTTGCAGCTTGTGCTCACGCTGGACTGGTTGAAGAAGGTAAACATAGATTCTCCGTAATGACTAGCAGATACGGTATCCTTCCTGAAATCGAACACTACGGTTGCATGGTCGACCTCCTATCCAGAGTTGGTTTGCTTGAAGAAGCACTAGTCTTGATAAGCAGCATGAGAATGCAGCCGAATTCTGTTATTTGGGGCGCTTTGCTAGGCGGCTGTAAGCTTCACAAAAACTTAGACATTGCTCAAATTGCTGTAGACAGACTGATGATTTTAGAGCCTGGTAATAGTGGGTATTACACCCTCTTGGTTAACATGTATGCTGAAGCAAATAGATGGAATGAAGTGGCGAGGATTAGGGGAATCATAAAGGTGCGTGGAGTGGAGAAGGCGTTGCCGGGCTCTAGTTGGATAGAAGTGAGAAAGAAGATGCATCAGTTTGCTGCTTCTGATAGCTATCATCCATCATCCAAACAGATAAATCAAGTCCTAAATGTGTTAGATTCCCAGCTTAAGCTCTTGGGAGATGCGGCTCAGCTCGATCTCGTCGTGTGAAGTGAAGGATGCAAACAaggtttgattttgaagaagtaTAGCATGATAGATGGCACGAGGAAAGGAACGTTGCCCCCACAATGGAATGCATTTCAGCATGCGTTGGTTTCAACAACCCAAAGCTAAAAAGTGTTTGGGGTAATCAATACTTTAATGCCAAATTCAATCATAcacttttcaaattttatttatttattattatattttttgtgtTGTAGTCGGTGGGACTTCATTTTTCTTGATAATATTTTCTGTACTACAAGCAACTATACTGGTGATGATGTGTACAGATTCTTGTATTTGAGCCCACCCATTGAAAACAGTGAGGTAGTTATAAAATTCAAGAGTGCTTCCTAACGATTAGAGTTGGGTTCCTTTGCCTATTAACAAAGATTGACAAGTTATGTTACTAAAAATAACCAGAACTGCAACTAGATAGTAGTACTCCCTTTTTATCAATAAAagtatagtactattttattgtGCTGCTTATTAGGGATTTTCCTTGCTTATCATAAATTCTCAGGTGAAATATCTCAGGTTTGGG is a window encoding:
- the LOC121770029 gene encoding LOW QUALITY PROTEIN: pentatricopeptide repeat-containing protein At1g06143-like (The sequence of the model RefSeq protein was modified relative to this genomic sequence to represent the inferred CDS: deleted 1 base in 1 codon), which produces MGRRAGAHTRSPPIETLLNSQPTPIMVCLVPQNQHAQDCFLINQFITACSNHRIIDSAIFAFSQIRNPNVFVYNALIGAFLTCFRPLQALRHYTLMLRNAVPPTSYTFPPVIKSCKLLQFTGVGQCLHAQVLRNGLGSHLHLQTTMIDFYSSLGMPAEARKLFDEMPERDAFAWSTMISTHVRAGDFDSARRVFDDMPYKNTAASNTMIHGYAEIGDVNSAEALFCAMLERDVISWTTMINCYCKREMYLQALELFEAMKSTGTTPDNTTMATVISACAHLGALDKGKEMHMYIMEAEFDVDVYIGSALIDMYAKCGAMERALVVFFKLQEKNLFCWSSVIGGLAYNGYAEEALAMFDKMDKEKIEPTHVIFLSVLAACAHAGLVEEGKHRFSVMTSRYGILPEIEHYGCMVDLLSRVGLLEEALVLISSMRMQPNSVIWGALLGGCKLHKNLDIAQIAVDRLMILEPGNSGYYTLLVNMYAEANRWNEVARIRGIIKVRGVEKALPGSSWIEVRKKMHQFAASDSYHPSSKQINQVLNVLDSQLKLLGDAAQLDLVV